A part of Cannabis sativa cultivar Pink pepper isolate KNU-18-1 chromosome 6, ASM2916894v1, whole genome shotgun sequence genomic DNA contains:
- the LOC133039484 gene encoding uncharacterized protein LOC133039484, with the protein MALTAERSENKIWKENAARRESKKGGANSNDHKKWGQDQSGQPSQDKRYKSDNDQRFNGSSGRNILECPKCTKRHLGECRAKACYKCGKEGHIKRNCPLWGQTGNRAEPKKDDKYVPARVFAITQAEAEASPSVVSGSCSQQGNSLRCSR; encoded by the exons ATGGCTCTTACGGCTGAGCGGAGtgaaaacaaaatttggaaggaaaatgctgCCAGGAGAGAATCTAAGAAAGGTGGAGCCAATTCTAATGACCACAAGAAATGGGGACAGGACCAGTCCGGGCAGCCAAGTCAAGACAAGAGGTACAAAAGTGATAACGACCAACGATTTAACGGCAGCAGTGGGCGAAACATTCTAGAATGCCCTAAATGTACCAAACGTCATCTCGGCGAGTGTCGCGCAAAAGCATGCTACAAATGTGGAAAAGAAGGACACATCAAACGCAATTGCCCACTGTGGGGACAGACTGGGAACAGAGCAGAACCCAAGAAAGATGACAAGTATGTTCCAGCCAGAGTTTTTGCCATCACTCAAGCAGAAGCTGAGGCCAGTCCTTCGGTTGTATCAG gatcttgttctcaacaaggaaattcgttgaggtgctcgaggtag